One genomic segment of Pseudoalteromonas sp. GCY includes these proteins:
- a CDS encoding spermidine synthase → MGEFITHSGTISNDFVDRSHQLGHLLYWHKQGRNSIQVRQDKSLRWLLINNTLQSVVELNHPEHLLFPHLKTFASRWQQVTPPTSVLELGLGAGAIRDYLNATYPNCHITTIDNNPDVIHCYKRYFGGDPLCDVNCVDVFKALQQGKRYDWIVLDLFSELEPPIFLFQHQFYRLLRAAINDGGRLYINFLTEHESQLKQLQHLLITNFGKKPFIEKVPDYANMIIEIKR, encoded by the coding sequence ATGGGAGAATTTATTACGCATTCAGGCACTATCAGCAACGATTTTGTGGACCGGAGCCACCAGCTAGGACACTTGCTATATTGGCATAAACAAGGCAGAAATAGCATCCAAGTGCGCCAAGATAAATCGTTAAGATGGCTTCTGATAAATAACACATTACAATCCGTTGTGGAGTTAAACCACCCGGAGCACTTGTTATTTCCTCATTTAAAAACATTCGCCAGTCGCTGGCAGCAAGTCACCCCGCCAACCAGCGTATTAGAGCTGGGTCTTGGCGCAGGTGCAATCCGTGATTACCTCAATGCCACTTATCCAAATTGTCACATTACCACCATAGATAACAACCCTGATGTGATCCATTGTTACAAACGCTACTTTGGTGGCGACCCTTTGTGCGATGTTAATTGTGTTGATGTATTTAAAGCGTTGCAACAAGGCAAACGCTACGATTGGATTGTGCTCGACTTATTTAGCGAACTTGAACCTCCCATCTTCTTGTTTCAGCACCAGTTTTATCGCCTACTCAGAGCTGCCATTAATGATGGAGGCCGACTGTATATCAACTTTTTAACTGAGCATGAGTCGCAGCTCAAGCAACTTCAACATTTATTAATTACCAACTTTGGTAAAAAGCCCTTTATCGAAAAAGTGCCAGACTACGCCAATATGATTATCGAAATTAAGCGCTAG